CATTGTGGATTCAATTGTTAAAGTAGAGCGAGTAGCTGTCTTAAAAGACGCTCGGGGATTAGGCGTTGGTAAACAACTCATGCTTTTTCTAGAAAATGACGCATTGCAACAAGGCTACACTCAATTCAAGTTAGGTGCGCAAACACATGCTATCCCATTTTATGAAGCGTTAGGCTATACAGCTTATGGTGATCAATTTTTAGATGCTGGCATCCCTCATTATTTCATGAAAAAGCAAGTAAGATTGTAAAAATTAATAATCCTGTAATATTTCTCTAATCAATTCACTAATAACGAAATATAAAAAAGTTTGAATCTAATGTATATCGTGAAACGATTATTAAAATTAAATTACAATACAATTAAAAACACCATTTGTGAGTTGGGACACTATATAATGATATCAATCAACTTTATACTATCTTACAGATAAAAAGGGGTAATGAAATGGTAAAAAAAATTGGGTATAAAACACCTTCTATTATTGCATTGACGATTGCAGGAACAGCAATTTCAGCACATCATGCTGACGCAGCTGAAAATACGACACAAGCAACACCTAACAAAGTATTAGACAGTCAAAAAGCATTACAACAAGCTGAGCAAGCTAAAACTGCTACTACGTCACAACAAACTACTGTTTCTGGCACAAAAGCATATCAAGACCCATCTAAAGTTTCAACAAGCAATACAACAACTACTCCGGCTCAACCAAAACAAGCAACATCTTCTGTAAACAAAACAACAAAACAAACTGCAACATCAGCATCAACACAAACATCCGCAGTACAACCAAAGGACAGCCACATCCAATTACACAATGAGGCACAAGTTTCACCAGAAAAATATGCACAAGCTAATAGTTCAACAACAGCACAAACGAACAACACACAATCTACGCAAGCATCAACTCAAAACAACACGAAAACCGCACAATCTTTATCAGCACAACCTCAAACTTATACTGCTCAAGCGAGCAATACAGATATCAATACAAACCCTAACGGGCCGACACCTCCAAGAATTGGTGGTAAAGGCGGTCCTGCGACGTTATCATTAAATTCCAATACATCAACAGGAAAAACAGCGCTTCGTGCAAATGCACCGACAGCATATAAACCACAAGTCTCATCACAAATTAATGATTATATTCGCAAACAAAATTACACTGTACCAAAATATGAAGAAGATTTTTCAAGCTACTTTCCTAAATATGGCTACCGTAACGGTGTAGGTAAACCTGAAGGTATTGTTGTACATGATACAGCCAATCCAAATTCTACCATTGATGGTGAAATTAGTTATATGAAGCGTAATTACCAAAGCGCATTCGTACATGGTTTCATTAATGATCAACGTATTATTGAAACGCAACCAACAGATTACCTTTCATGGGGTGCAGGACCTAACGCAAACGAGCGCTTCATTAATATCGAACTTGTTCACGTTTATGGTTATGACAAATTTGCTCGTCAAATGAATAACTTTGCTGATTATGCAGCTACAAACCTTCAGTATTATAACTTACGTCCAAACAGTGCAGAATATGATGGTCAAGGTACAGTATGGACGCATGATGCAGTCTCAAGATTTTTAGGTGGTACGGACCATACCGATCCACATGGTTACTTACAATCTCGCGGATACTCATACAACGAGTTATATGACTTAATCAACGAAAAATACATGATTAAAATGGGATTAGCTGCACCTGCTTATTCGCCTGGTGGCTCAACTACACCATCAAAACCAACACCATCAAAACCAACACCGTCAAC
The sequence above is a segment of the Staphylococcus hyicus genome. Coding sequences within it:
- a CDS encoding GNAT family N-acetyltransferase; the protein is MIKKVESEKEYQDVLSIRMTVFVDEQNVPKEEEIDEFEHISTHFIAYDDNGMALATARYRIVDSIVKVERVAVLKDARGLGVGKQLMLFLENDALQQGYTQFKLGAQTHAIPFYEALGYTAYGDQFLDAGIPHYFMKKQVRL